Proteins encoded together in one Xiphophorus maculatus strain JP 163 A chromosome 13, X_maculatus-5.0-male, whole genome shotgun sequence window:
- the tekt2 gene encoding tektin-2, whose translation MSALSWKPSLRHSVSEWLSNNQQLAATAQHERHVSQQVRQEGRTLRNETHCKTVWDEGDTSRRLSDRIWDVSRWRDVLEICAQKVDEEMEALTLSKERSELALAATSVPLEVTNECLTLREGRRGYELVSDPVEEQLKQEVELIEGVQQRLQRSVDQAFEQLGILQEIRHQLTSDLQNKMEAVDIDTSCLSLTIKSQSISLKTNPTRIPSGSSSPQQWAQFSQYNVARAREAVLVSQQMRENMSLSRAQVQNELEAQRRAAEFALRKRKHHEEQARDELQWQIKTTEDEMAAMEGDIRGLDADLQAKMASLKLAHTRLEARTRRSGMDLCRDEVQHGLVAEVQQLESTIQALKQKLSDAQLSLQKMTLHHSCMCQDLSRKQEALSLEERSMQCRTRITSQSGSGRTAVPLVPLVNSSGRSNLQLLAQ comes from the exons ATGTCTGCTCTTTCCTGGAAGCCCAGCCTGCGGCACAGCGTGTCAGAGTGGCTCAGCAACAACCAGCAGCTGGCCGCCACTGCGCAACACGAGCGACACGTTTCCCAGCAGGTCCGGCAGGAGGGCCGGACGCTGCGCAACGAGACCCACTGCAAG ACGGTGTGGGATGAGGGCGACACGTCTCGCAGGCTCAGCGATCGGATCTGGGACGTTTCCCGGTGGAGAGACGTCCTGGAAATCTGCGCACAGAAAGTGGACGAGGAGATGGAGGCTCTGACTTTG TCCAAAGAGCGGAGCGAGCTGGCCCTGGCCGCCACCTCCGTCCCCCTGGAGGTCACCAACGAGTGCCTGACGCTGAGGGAGGGTCGGCGCGGCTACGAGCTGGTCAGCGACCCggtggaggagcagctgaagcAGGAGGTGGAGCTGATCGAAGGCGTGCAGCAGCGTCTGCAGCGCAGCGTCGACCAGGCCTTCGAGCAGCTGGG CATCCTGCAGGAGATCCGACAccagctgacctctgacctccagaaCAAGATGGAAGCTGTGGACATCGACACATCCTGCCTGTCCCTCACAATAAAGTCACAGAGCATCTCCCTGAAGACGAACCCGACCCGGATACCGTCAGG TTCCTCCTCCCCCCAGCAGTGGGCCCAGTTCAGCCAGTATAACGTGGCGCGAGCCCGCGAGGCCGTCCTCGTTTCCCAGCAAATGAGGGAGAACATGAGCCTCAGCAGAGCGCAG GTCCAGAATGAGTTGGAGGCTCAGCGCCGAGCCGCAGAGTTCGCTCTCCGTAAGCGGAAGCACCACGAGGAGCAGGCCAGAGATGAGCTGCAGTGGCAAATCAAAACC ACTGAGGATGAAATGGCAGCCATGGAGGGCGACATCCGTGGGCTGGACGCAGACCTGCAGGCCAAGATGGCCTCCCTGAAGCTGGCTCACACCCGGCTGGAGGCCAGGACCCGCAGGTCCGGCATGGATCTGTGCCGAGACGAG GTGCAGCACGGCCTCGTTGCTGAGGTCCAGCAGCTGGAATCCACCATCCAGGCCCTGAAGCAGAAGCTGTCAGACGCTCA ACTCTCTCTGCAGAAGATGACGCTCCACCACAGCTGCATGTGCCAGGATCTCTCCAGAAAGCAGGAAGCCCTGTCTCTGGAAGAGCGCAGCATGCAGTGCAGGACCCGCATCACATCTCAGTCCGGCTCCGGCCGGACCGCGGTGCCGCTGGTTCCACTTGTGAACTCCAGCGGGAGAAGCAACCTTCAGCTGCTGGCCCAGTGA
- the LOC102220297 gene encoding upstream stimulatory factor 2-like, which yields MEMLEQSLEGSVSHAKQEAEEVVQLQEGEAVGTDGQSAVTITSVPQAAFTDHGVQYQFRTENNGGQVTYRVVQVTEDQLEATAEATGAVSVVSAAAFAGAPQAVAQAVIQNSFSNGGSPGGDAVGGETRFAYFPAAAVTDGTAVSVQGADPAITQAGGQFYVMMSPSEVLQTASPRTIAPRTHTYTTKVEGPRAPRDERRRAQHNEVERRRRDKINNWIVTLSKLIPDCSVDTRTGASKGGILSKACDYIRELRQNNQRLQDGYKEVERVEMDNELLRQQMEELKNENALLRAQLQQHGVEVNGDETPQ from the exons ATGGAGATGCTGGAGCAGAGCCTGGAGGGCTCGGTGAG TCACgccaaacaggaagcagaagaagTGGTGCAGCTGCAGGAAG GAGAAGCTGTCGGGACGGATGGACAGTCGGCGGTCACCATCACCAGCGTCCCCCAGGCTGCCTTCACCGACCACGGCGTTCAGTACCAGTTCCGCACCGAGAACAACGGCGGACAG GTGACCTATCGGGTGGTTCAGGTAACCGAGGATCAGCTGGAAGCGACGGCGGAGGCGACCGGCGCCGTCAGCGTCGTCTCCGCCGCTGCGTTCGCTGGAGCTCCTCAAGCCGTGGCTCAG GCGGTTATCCAGAACTCCTTCAGTAACGGAGGCAGTCCAGGTGGGGACGCCGTTGGAGGAGAAACTCGTTTCGCTTATTTTCCTGCGGCCGCCGTCACCGACGGAACGGCGGTGTCGGTCCAGGGCGCCGACCCGGCCATCACCCAGGCGGGCGGCCAGTTTTACGTCATGATGAGTCCGTCGGAGGTTCTGCAGACGGCCAGTCCTCGCACCATCGCACCCAGAACTCACACCTACACTAC GAAGGTCGAAGGTCCGCGGGCCCCCAGAGACGAGAGGCGACGAGCTCAGCACAACGAAG TGGAGAGAAGAAGACGAGACAAGATCAACAACTGGATCGTCACGCTGTCGAAGCTGATCCCGGACTGCAGCGTGGACACCAGAACCGGAGCG AGCAAAGGAGGCATCCTGTCGAAGGCCTGCGACTACATCCGGGAGCTGCGGCAGAACAACCAGCGGCTGCAGGACGGCTACAAGGAGGTGGAGCGGGTGGAGATGGACAACGAGCTGCTCAGGCAACAG atggaggagctgaagaacGAGAACGCTCTGCTCCGagctcagctgcagcagcacgGCGTGGAGGTCAACGGGGACGAGACGCCGCAGTGA